A single Aminobacterium mobile DSM 12262 DNA region contains:
- a CDS encoding ATP synthase: MASHEEVLARLVERYDWPKAVAVTGALGSGKTEWVLNLAVGLQAAGDKVTIADIDIINPYFCIRQVSETLESKGLSVITIPDQGKWLDMSLVTPKVDWALHDETSRLLMDIGGDAEGALALKQFEPIIKKVGYRLILVVNSFRPQTSTIFRIKKMMEKMENICGLEVNALICNSHLMKETTVADAVEGIQTVIEAGQALELPVLYAGVDSTLASAVEKKLDDLSISVPIWPLSRYMLLPWEDGYMWSSRKLNEDKSHS, from the coding sequence ATGGCTAGTCACGAAGAGGTTCTAGCACGTCTTGTTGAGCGCTACGATTGGCCAAAAGCGGTAGCTGTGACAGGAGCCCTTGGTTCTGGAAAAACAGAGTGGGTACTTAATTTAGCGGTGGGACTTCAGGCTGCTGGAGATAAAGTCACGATTGCCGACATTGACATCATTAATCCGTATTTTTGTATCCGCCAAGTGTCTGAAACTCTCGAAAGTAAAGGCCTTTCTGTAATTACTATCCCTGATCAGGGAAAATGGTTAGATATGTCTCTTGTCACTCCTAAAGTTGATTGGGCCCTTCATGATGAAACAAGCCGTTTGCTTATGGATATAGGCGGAGATGCTGAAGGTGCTTTAGCTCTAAAACAATTCGAGCCTATCATAAAAAAAGTAGGCTATCGTTTAATTCTTGTAGTAAATTCTTTTCGTCCTCAGACCTCTACAATTTTTCGCATAAAGAAAATGATGGAAAAAATGGAAAATATTTGTGGCCTTGAAGTTAATGCCCTCATTTGTAATTCTCACCTTATGAAGGAAACGACAGTAGCAGATGCTGTAGAGGGTATTCAAACGGTAATTGAGGCTGGTCAAGCTTTGGAACTTCCCGTTCTATACGCAGGTGTGGATTCTACCCTTGCTTCGGCAGTGGAGAAAAAGTTGGATGATCTTTCTATCTCTGTTCCCATATGGCCTCTTTCCAGATATATGCTTCTCCCGTGGGAGGATGGCTATATGTGGTCAAGTAGAAAGTTAAATGAGGATAAATCCCATTCGTAG
- a CDS encoding 2-oxoacid:acceptor oxidoreductase family protein, protein MTKIDKSLIAAGFGGQGVMVLGQLVAYTGIEEGMHVTWIPSYGPEMRGGTANCGVVLSSEEIASPVVAEADAVVIMNQPSLTKFEKFVRKGGVLLYNSDLVTYAAPRKDITVIPVPANSVAIELGSDKVANIVALGALVEATSIVNPLVCIETIKEKLGKRKPKFLPMNLEAFEKGREIVRKVLGK, encoded by the coding sequence ATGACAAAGATCGATAAAAGTCTTATAGCCGCTGGTTTTGGAGGGCAGGGGGTTATGGTTCTCGGCCAGCTTGTTGCGTATACTGGGATAGAAGAAGGAATGCATGTGACATGGATCCCTTCCTACGGGCCTGAAATGAGGGGTGGGACAGCTAACTGTGGCGTGGTGCTGAGCAGCGAGGAAATAGCCTCCCCTGTGGTAGCAGAAGCTGATGCTGTCGTTATTATGAACCAGCCTTCTCTAACAAAATTTGAAAAATTTGTTAGAAAAGGCGGTGTCCTTCTTTATAATAGCGATCTTGTTACATACGCTGCTCCTCGAAAAGATATCACTGTCATTCCAGTTCCTGCAAATTCAGTAGCAATAGAACTCGGGAGCGATAAAGTAGCGAATATTGTAGCGCTAGGTGCCCTCGTAGAGGCTACTTCTATAGTTAACCCTCTTGTATGCATAGAGACGATTAAAGAAAAACTGGGGAAGAGAAAACCTAAGTTCCTTCCCATGAATCTCGAAGCCTTTGAAAAGGGAAGGGAAATAGTCAGAAAGGTCCTTGGAAAGTAA
- the fmt gene encoding methionyl-tRNA formyltransferase, whose product MISWFIGAGSFAALCLRHLTTDYGMAFDKIITSEPTRGGRGMKERPSLVEEVAKELGFPVCRTGKLSQDNGLKEALLTSMPDIIVVVDFGQKVLDPFLSVPRWGCLNIHPSLLPQYRGAAPVQRAIMDGCQETGVSVFRLVEEMDAGPILGQKRIPIDSHITSGELFQILAKEGGNLLKVVVKSCIDGNSEVREQNSKLASYAPKIEKRETYLDWNQKAAHFHNLVRALNPQPGAYVLVKGRRLKIWKTALGDTFSGSPGEVVGFHDEFPEIGVNEGSVLLLEVQPEGRRVQSGAEWSRGIHLKKGDYLDG is encoded by the coding sequence ATGATCTCTTGGTTTATTGGGGCCGGTTCTTTCGCAGCTCTTTGTCTTCGTCATTTAACTACAGACTATGGTATGGCTTTCGATAAGATTATTACAAGTGAGCCAACACGGGGAGGACGAGGAATGAAAGAAAGACCATCTCTTGTGGAAGAGGTAGCCAAGGAACTAGGATTTCCAGTCTGTAGAACAGGAAAATTATCGCAAGATAACGGCTTAAAGGAAGCTTTGCTCACATCTATGCCAGATATAATTGTGGTAGTTGATTTTGGGCAGAAAGTTCTTGATCCTTTCCTTAGTGTTCCTCGTTGGGGTTGTTTAAATATTCATCCTTCCTTGTTGCCTCAATATAGAGGTGCCGCTCCAGTTCAACGTGCAATTATGGATGGATGTCAAGAAACAGGGGTTTCGGTCTTTAGACTTGTCGAGGAAATGGACGCCGGTCCAATCTTGGGACAAAAACGTATTCCTATCGATTCTCATATAACATCTGGGGAGCTTTTCCAGATTTTAGCCAAAGAAGGTGGCAATTTACTGAAAGTAGTTGTAAAATCATGTATCGATGGGAATAGTGAGGTAAGAGAACAAAATTCTAAATTAGCCTCCTATGCACCGAAAATAGAGAAAAGAGAGACTTATCTTGATTGGAATCAAAAAGCAGCACATTTTCATAACCTAGTCCGAGCCTTAAATCCCCAGCCTGGTGCATATGTGCTTGTTAAAGGGCGGCGGCTCAAAATATGGAAGACAGCTTTAGGCGATACTTTCTCTGGTTCCCCTGGGGAAGTGGTTGGCTTCCATGATGAGTTCCCAGAGATAGGGGTGAACGAGGGTTCTGTTCTTCTTCTTGAAGTCCAACCGGAAGGGCGACGTGTCCAGTCAGGAGCAGAGTGGAGTAGGGGTATCCATCTCAAGAAAGGGGACTATTTAGATGGCTAG
- the miaA gene encoding tRNA (adenosine(37)-N6)-dimethylallyltransferase MiaA, producing the protein MNIPHQLIAIIGPTAVGKTQLSLYLAERLNAEIISVDSRQVYRYMDVGTDKVSPEIQRHILHHLLNVVDPDEIFSAADFVERSMSCIKRIATRGHVPLFVGGTPFYYQALFEGVLTQDLPRDRDVTDELEMFAQQQGNSALHAKLADVDPVRASQLHENDVRRVSRALEIYTLTGKTATWWYSQGKERGAQFCPLYIGLNRPRPLLFQTIEKRVREQFSTGFVEEVEWLLAHGFDERFPSMQGFGYKEIVEYLRGSITKEEAIEGDISATKKFSRRQMTWFKKFSPTLWYDISDRNIESLSSEVYDACLRHLERGNEI; encoded by the coding sequence ATGAATATCCCCCATCAGCTTATTGCTATTATAGGCCCTACTGCAGTAGGAAAAACTCAACTGAGTCTCTATTTGGCGGAGAGGCTTAATGCTGAAATTATCTCTGTAGACTCAAGGCAAGTTTATCGTTATATGGATGTTGGAACTGACAAGGTATCTCCTGAAATTCAACGTCACATCTTACATCATCTTTTAAATGTGGTAGATCCTGACGAAATTTTTTCGGCAGCTGATTTTGTTGAAAGAAGCATGTCTTGCATAAAACGTATCGCAACAAGAGGGCACGTGCCTTTATTTGTAGGGGGGACCCCTTTCTATTATCAGGCACTTTTCGAGGGAGTGTTAACGCAGGATCTTCCTCGTGATAGAGACGTGACTGATGAGCTTGAGATGTTTGCGCAGCAGCAAGGCAATAGCGCTCTCCATGCTAAGTTAGCCGATGTAGACCCGGTCAGAGCGTCACAGCTTCATGAAAATGATGTGCGTAGGGTAAGCAGAGCTCTTGAAATTTATACTCTTACAGGAAAAACTGCTACATGGTGGTACTCTCAGGGGAAGGAACGAGGCGCTCAATTTTGCCCCCTCTATATCGGATTGAATAGGCCTAGGCCTTTATTGTTTCAGACAATAGAAAAACGTGTTCGTGAACAATTTTCTACTGGATTTGTCGAAGAGGTAGAATGGCTGCTTGCTCATGGTTTTGATGAACGTTTCCCATCTATGCAAGGTTTTGGTTATAAAGAAATTGTTGAATATCTTAGAGGTTCCATTACGAAGGAAGAGGCAATAGAGGGAGACATTAGCGCCACTAAAAAATTTTCCAGAAGGCAGATGACATGGTTCAAGAAGTTTTCCCCAACTCTGTGGTATGATATCTCAGATAGAAACATAGAATCTCTATCAAGCGAGGTTTATGATGCTTGCTTAAGGCATCTTGAAAGGGGCAACGAAATCTGA
- the ispH gene encoding 4-hydroxy-3-methylbut-2-enyl diphosphate reductase — protein sequence MANPTGFCFGVRRAIEALEDILTKRGLVYCIGMPIHNPQEVDRLVRKGLVVVDSPELVPPSSQVFVRAHGISPTLFSVLKQRSTCVIDGTCPFVKKAQERAKHLAESGYLVCIVGDASHPEVKALLGTVGGHAIVVRNINQAKDIGKISKLGVISQTTQDEKDFSSIVAELTLHTKDMRIYNTICNATRARQNATRELAKVVEGIIVIGGRNSANTGKLYDIAKSTGVDVVWIEHAQELDRGWLSGKARIGIAAGASTPDWLIHQLKQTMAIT from the coding sequence ATAGCAAACCCGACGGGGTTTTGTTTTGGTGTACGAAGGGCTATAGAAGCATTGGAAGACATTCTAACAAAAAGAGGCTTAGTATACTGTATTGGTATGCCCATACATAATCCCCAAGAAGTAGACCGTTTAGTCCGAAAGGGGCTTGTCGTTGTTGATTCTCCTGAGTTAGTTCCACCCTCGTCTCAAGTTTTCGTTAGAGCTCACGGTATATCTCCTACCCTTTTTTCGGTTCTAAAACAGCGGAGTACATGCGTTATTGACGGAACATGCCCTTTTGTAAAAAAAGCCCAGGAACGCGCCAAACATTTGGCAGAAAGTGGCTATTTGGTCTGTATTGTCGGAGATGCGAGTCATCCGGAAGTAAAGGCCTTGCTAGGAACGGTAGGAGGGCATGCGATTGTTGTTCGAAATATAAACCAGGCAAAAGATATTGGTAAAATTTCTAAATTAGGGGTAATATCACAAACGACACAAGATGAAAAAGATTTTTCCTCTATAGTGGCAGAGCTAACACTTCATACAAAAGACATGCGAATATATAATACGATTTGTAATGCCACGCGGGCTCGACAGAATGCAACACGGGAACTAGCAAAAGTAGTGGAAGGTATTATTGTAATTGGTGGAAGAAATAGTGCCAATACTGGTAAACTTTACGATATTGCCAAATCTACGGGGGTTGACGTCGTCTGGATAGAGCACGCCCAAGAGTTGGATAGGGGGTGGTTATCGGGAAAGGCCCGAATAGGAATAGCTGCTGGAGCCAGTACTCCGGATTGGCTAATTCATCAACTGAAACAAACTATGGCGATCACGTAG
- a CDS encoding thiamine pyrophosphate-dependent enzyme produces the protein MKEVKVYERPKTWMPEVHTHYCPGCGHGIAHRLICEVIDELGIQQDVIGVAPVGCAAMMYDYFDTDFCEAAHGRAPAVATGLKRVRPDKTVFTYQGDGDLASIGTAEIVHAANRSENITVIFINNAIYGMTGGQMAPTTLIGQKATTCPLGRDPKVNGYPIRVCELLNALAAPGYIERVTVAQPKYIIKAKQAIKKAFQYQLDGKGFSFVEILSSCPTNWGMRPVEAFEWTINSMMPYYPLGLFKDYE, from the coding sequence ATGAAAGAAGTTAAAGTGTATGAACGCCCCAAAACATGGATGCCTGAGGTTCATACTCACTATTGCCCTGGCTGCGGACATGGAATAGCTCACCGTCTTATATGTGAGGTTATAGATGAACTTGGTATTCAGCAGGATGTTATTGGAGTAGCGCCAGTAGGCTGTGCTGCCATGATGTACGATTACTTTGATACTGATTTTTGTGAGGCAGCCCACGGTCGTGCACCAGCAGTCGCTACAGGATTGAAACGAGTGCGTCCCGATAAAACAGTTTTTACCTATCAGGGAGATGGGGATTTAGCCTCTATCGGTACAGCTGAAATAGTACATGCTGCAAATCGGTCTGAGAATATCACAGTGATATTCATAAATAACGCCATCTACGGCATGACCGGTGGACAAATGGCACCTACAACTCTTATTGGACAGAAAGCTACAACGTGTCCATTGGGGAGAGATCCCAAGGTAAACGGATATCCCATTAGAGTCTGTGAGCTGCTAAACGCATTGGCGGCACCTGGCTATATAGAGCGTGTCACAGTAGCTCAGCCTAAATACATTATTAAAGCTAAACAGGCTATAAAAAAGGCCTTCCAGTACCAATTAGATGGCAAGGGCTTCTCTTTTGTAGAAATTCTCTCTTCTTGCCCCACAAACTGGGGGATGCGCCCAGTGGAAGCTTTTGAGTGGACTATTAACAGTATGATGCCATACTATCCTCTCGGTTTATTTAAAGATTACGAGTAG
- a CDS encoding 4Fe-4S dicluster domain-containing protein, giving the protein MAKGRIQVLEEYCKSCGLCVAACPVKVLRISEKINSKGHRPVEQFKEGCIGCAMCATTCPDAAIEVYKIVEG; this is encoded by the coding sequence ATGGCAAAGGGACGAATTCAGGTTCTTGAAGAGTATTGCAAAAGCTGTGGGCTTTGCGTAGCTGCCTGTCCCGTCAAAGTTCTCCGAATATCGGAGAAGATCAATAGTAAAGGGCACAGACCGGTGGAGCAGTTCAAAGAAGGGTGCATTGGATGCGCTATGTGTGCAACTACATGCCCTGATGCCGCGATCGAAGTTTATAAGATCGTTGAAGGCTAA
- the vorB gene encoding 3-methyl-2-oxobutanoate dehydrogenase subunit VorB: MGRVLMKGTEAIAEAAIQAGCKFFFGYPITPQNEIPEYMSAHLPEVGGTFVQAESEVAAIYMIMGGGATGHKVMTTSSSPGISLMSEGLTYMAGCEIPAVIVNVMRGGPGLGGILPSQADYLQATKGGGNGDYNLIVLAPSTLQEAVNLTQLAFELSQRYRNPVMMLADGFMGQMMEAVEIKPYTDKDIPDNTTWALGYMEERKGQKSALKSLYLSPEALEDHNINLQKKYALIKEREVRCESYLTEDAELVIAAYGTTARISRSVINNLRQEGHKVGLIRPITLWPYPYAEFKKLPGSVKHILVTEMNCGQMIDDVKVATESKIPVSFYGRTGGMSPSVKEIETQCRKLLGLE, encoded by the coding sequence ATGGGACGAGTGCTAATGAAAGGAACTGAAGCCATAGCGGAAGCCGCTATTCAGGCTGGCTGTAAGTTCTTCTTTGGATATCCCATCACGCCGCAAAATGAGATTCCCGAATATATGTCTGCTCATCTTCCGGAAGTTGGCGGGACTTTTGTTCAGGCAGAGAGCGAAGTAGCAGCTATTTACATGATCATGGGTGGCGGTGCTACGGGACATAAAGTGATGACGACCTCTTCTAGCCCTGGTATCTCCCTTATGTCTGAAGGGCTAACATATATGGCTGGTTGTGAGATTCCGGCTGTTATAGTGAATGTTATGCGTGGTGGGCCTGGCTTGGGCGGAATCCTTCCTTCTCAAGCAGACTATCTTCAGGCCACAAAGGGCGGGGGTAATGGAGACTATAATTTGATCGTTCTAGCTCCCAGCACGTTGCAGGAAGCAGTAAACTTGACCCAATTAGCTTTTGAGCTATCACAGAGATACAGGAATCCTGTTATGATGCTTGCCGACGGCTTCATGGGGCAGATGATGGAAGCTGTGGAAATAAAGCCTTATACAGATAAGGATATTCCTGACAATACTACATGGGCTCTCGGATATATGGAGGAGCGAAAAGGGCAAAAAAGTGCCCTGAAGAGTTTATATCTCTCTCCTGAGGCTCTGGAAGATCACAACATCAATCTTCAGAAAAAATATGCACTCATCAAAGAACGAGAAGTTCGTTGTGAATCTTACCTAACAGAAGACGCCGAACTTGTTATAGCTGCCTATGGAACTACTGCCCGTATTTCTCGCTCTGTTATTAATAATCTTCGTCAAGAGGGGCATAAAGTAGGACTGATTCGTCCTATTACCCTTTGGCCATATCCCTACGCAGAGTTTAAAAAACTGCCTGGATCTGTCAAGCACATTTTGGTAACAGAAATGAACTGCGGTCAGATGATAGATGATGTCAAAGTCGCAACAGAGAGTAAAATACCTGTGTCTTTCTATGGTCGAACAGGTGGCATGTCGCCCTCTGTTAAGGAAATTGAGACTCAGTGCAGGAAATTACTCGGTCTGGAGTAG
- a CDS encoding 30S ribosomal protein S1 produces MVEEMINNEFEGTENLESMETMLKNYEVEEIHKGKVVTGTIVGATDDGWLVDVGYKCEGFLPRREWSHKILVEEEDEPSVNDEVQVQVINVRHGEDAQLLVSRWRCEFDSRWAELENYLSSHELITVRGLRKVKGGLMVNCFNLEGFIPISHLAEEGRGVNPGRFVGEVFDVKLLEKDRRKRRLVLSRRLLVEKEVEEEREKFYASVAEGDILEGKVSSITSFGVFVNLGPIDGLVHISELSWKRNIKPKEVAKKGDTVKAKVIGIDKENNRISLSIKQTQPDPWTLVEENWKSGDRAKGLVTNVTNFGVFVEVEPGIEGLIHIGDLSWARIKHPREVLKKGQEVEVIVLEVDAEKKRMSLGYKQLHDPWAGIEDRYSKGQDLTVKVVRLADFGAFVEVEEGVEGLIHISQLSTKRVDKPEDVLSEGEEILARVIEINPAERRMRLSISALYEEEIRKQREEERKKKQSQKEEEHKHKQQTFHEEEPSITIGDVLKDILNK; encoded by the coding sequence ATGGTAGAAGAAATGATTAATAATGAGTTTGAAGGAACTGAAAATCTTGAGAGCATGGAGACCATGCTTAAAAATTATGAAGTTGAGGAAATCCACAAAGGTAAGGTCGTAACCGGAACTATTGTGGGAGCCACGGATGATGGGTGGCTTGTGGATGTAGGATATAAATGTGAAGGTTTTCTTCCCAGAAGAGAATGGTCACATAAAATTTTGGTGGAAGAAGAAGATGAGCCTTCTGTAAATGATGAAGTACAGGTGCAGGTCATTAACGTTCGCCACGGCGAAGATGCACAGCTTCTAGTAAGTAGATGGCGCTGTGAGTTCGACAGCAGATGGGCAGAATTGGAGAACTACCTTTCCTCCCATGAACTCATTACAGTGAGAGGGCTCCGCAAGGTTAAAGGTGGCCTTATGGTAAATTGCTTTAACCTTGAGGGCTTTATTCCTATCTCTCACCTTGCTGAAGAAGGTCGAGGCGTAAATCCCGGCCGTTTTGTTGGTGAAGTTTTTGATGTGAAATTGCTGGAAAAAGATCGCCGTAAACGGAGACTCGTCCTTTCCAGACGTCTTCTTGTGGAAAAAGAAGTAGAAGAAGAAAGAGAGAAGTTCTATGCTTCAGTAGCAGAAGGGGACATCCTGGAAGGGAAAGTAAGTAGTATTACTTCTTTCGGCGTATTTGTCAATCTTGGCCCTATCGACGGTCTCGTACATATTAGTGAGCTTTCTTGGAAGCGGAATATAAAGCCCAAAGAAGTAGCTAAAAAAGGAGACACAGTGAAGGCCAAAGTCATTGGCATAGATAAAGAAAACAATCGCATTTCTCTCAGTATCAAACAAACTCAGCCAGACCCTTGGACTCTTGTTGAGGAGAACTGGAAGTCAGGAGATAGGGCTAAAGGTCTTGTAACCAATGTTACGAACTTCGGCGTTTTCGTAGAAGTAGAGCCTGGCATAGAGGGTCTCATTCATATTGGCGATCTGAGTTGGGCTCGCATTAAGCATCCGAGAGAAGTTCTGAAAAAAGGGCAGGAAGTAGAAGTTATAGTCCTAGAGGTTGATGCTGAGAAGAAACGCATGAGCCTTGGATACAAGCAGCTCCATGACCCTTGGGCTGGAATAGAAGACCGCTATTCTAAAGGACAGGATCTTACTGTTAAAGTTGTACGGCTTGCAGATTTCGGGGCTTTTGTTGAGGTTGAAGAGGGAGTAGAGGGACTTATTCATATCTCCCAACTCAGCACAAAACGAGTAGACAAGCCTGAAGATGTTTTATCTGAGGGAGAAGAAATTCTCGCTAGGGTCATTGAAATTAACCCCGCAGAGCGACGAATGAGATTAAGCATCAGCGCTCTTTACGAAGAAGAGATCCGCAAGCAGCGAGAAGAGGAAAGGAAGAAGAAACAATCTCAGAAAGAAGAAGAGCACAAACACAAACAGCAAACCTTCCATGAAGAAGAACCCTCCATTACGATAGGGGATGTACTTAAAGATATTCTCAACAAATAA
- a CDS encoding NUDIX hydrolase, whose amino-acid sequence MGAIEKVLSRNLIYRGKIIDLRIDNVQLQSGRKTIREVVEHEPAVAIIPLTEKNEVLLVRQYRHPLGEDILEIPAGIVEEGETFRDTAERELQEEVGYRPNDLVEVGKFYTSPGFSDEVIVVFVARKLVPSILDGDEDECIEVESVPLNDVPELLGSGKIKDCKTFAGLSWLLYKHSRREI is encoded by the coding sequence ATGGGTGCTATCGAAAAAGTTCTATCACGAAATCTTATCTATCGTGGGAAAATTATAGACCTTCGTATAGACAATGTTCAACTTCAATCTGGTCGGAAAACAATCCGAGAGGTAGTGGAGCATGAGCCTGCAGTAGCTATCATTCCTCTCACGGAAAAGAATGAAGTGCTTCTCGTACGGCAATATCGTCATCCTCTTGGAGAGGATATCCTTGAAATTCCTGCAGGTATTGTTGAAGAAGGTGAAACCTTTCGAGACACTGCGGAACGAGAATTGCAGGAAGAGGTGGGATATCGTCCTAATGACCTTGTAGAAGTTGGCAAGTTCTATACATCTCCAGGTTTTAGCGATGAAGTGATCGTTGTTTTTGTAGCTAGGAAACTAGTTCCATCTATTCTTGATGGAGATGAAGACGAGTGCATTGAAGTCGAATCTGTTCCTCTCAATGACGTGCCAGAACTTTTAGGTAGCGGAAAGATTAAGGACTGTAAAACATTTGCCGGGCTCTCATGGCTTCTTTATAAACATAGCCGGAGAGAAATATAG
- the mutL gene encoding DNA mismatch repair endonuclease MutL: MGICKLSKEIALKIAAGEVVERPVSVVKEAIENSLDAEASRILITLMEGGKTSIVVEDDGVGITWEDMPLLLTRYATSKISSLEDLSHIGTLGYRGEALASIASVSCIDIRSKVRGAEIGGLLQAEGGTITCLDQLPWKEGTRVQVENLFFNFPARKKFLRSSLAELKRISTVVRDYAVAYPSVSFSLYHKGNKTFESLGNGERIKVLQSLWGLAPEIRSTVVQCGSVSLECWWQPTPGRQRNSITTFVNGRSVSDPLIKGAASVACKDLSGNWMLFFSLPADLVDVNIHPAKAEIRFRYPSEIFEVVKAAGQDLQSRATKLFVFPDHPAMLGEDNKRDVPLPHSYTPCMLAPDNFFTRVSSPGDILKIKTGSDSSISSLSSDDVETERKFLDDFSSRSQVRFISQMASGYLLFEHNGALTLMDPHAAHERVKYEEIVRQIAEHGVVSQKLAPSLPIPPSLATDATEYLDKLREAGFSFETENGQLLLSSAPDLQIEGGSGPLFLLRTAILMWQETGSRSIDDVLWRKWATAACKKAVKITTRCSPQEALHLWASLHLCSNPAVCPHGRPTTLTLEELQIEQYFGREK; this comes from the coding sequence ATGGGGATTTGTAAACTCTCAAAAGAGATAGCTCTCAAAATAGCTGCGGGAGAGGTTGTAGAGCGCCCAGTATCTGTTGTAAAAGAAGCTATAGAAAACTCTTTGGATGCTGAGGCCTCCCGCATTCTTATAACTCTTATGGAAGGTGGAAAAACATCTATCGTAGTAGAAGACGATGGGGTAGGAATTACCTGGGAAGACATGCCTTTGCTCCTTACTCGATATGCGACAAGTAAAATCTCCTCCCTTGAGGATCTCTCTCATATAGGTACCTTAGGATACAGAGGTGAAGCTTTGGCAAGTATTGCTTCCGTCAGTTGTATAGATATTCGGAGCAAGGTAAGGGGCGCTGAAATTGGTGGGCTTCTTCAGGCAGAAGGGGGTACTATTACATGCTTGGATCAGCTCCCATGGAAAGAAGGAACGCGGGTTCAAGTCGAGAACCTTTTCTTTAACTTTCCTGCCCGTAAGAAGTTTCTGCGGAGCAGTTTGGCGGAACTTAAGAGAATCTCCACGGTGGTGCGAGATTATGCTGTCGCGTATCCTAGCGTTTCCTTTTCACTTTACCATAAAGGAAATAAAACATTTGAATCTCTGGGAAATGGCGAGCGTATTAAAGTTTTACAATCTCTTTGGGGGCTAGCTCCCGAGATACGGTCTACTGTAGTGCAATGTGGTTCTGTTTCTCTGGAGTGTTGGTGGCAACCAACTCCAGGTCGGCAGCGTAATTCCATTACTACCTTTGTCAACGGAAGAAGTGTTTCTGACCCCCTTATCAAAGGAGCAGCTTCAGTAGCTTGCAAGGACTTATCAGGGAACTGGATGCTCTTTTTTTCTCTGCCAGCCGATTTAGTGGATGTGAATATTCACCCTGCCAAAGCAGAGATACGGTTCCGGTATCCTTCCGAGATTTTTGAAGTGGTAAAGGCCGCTGGTCAGGATTTGCAAAGCAGAGCTACAAAACTTTTTGTGTTCCCTGATCATCCAGCCATGCTAGGGGAAGACAATAAAAGAGACGTTCCTTTGCCGCACTCTTACACTCCCTGTATGTTAGCGCCTGATAATTTTTTTACACGAGTTTCTTCTCCAGGTGACATTCTAAAAATAAAAACAGGAAGCGATTCCTCTATTTCTTCTTTAAGTAGTGACGATGTGGAAACGGAAAGAAAATTTCTTGACGATTTTTCTTCCAGATCGCAGGTTCGATTTATATCTCAAATGGCATCAGGATATCTTCTTTTTGAGCATAACGGGGCTTTAACTCTTATGGACCCCCATGCAGCTCATGAACGAGTGAAATATGAGGAAATAGTACGCCAGATAGCAGAGCATGGAGTTGTTTCTCAAAAATTGGCACCTTCTCTCCCTATCCCTCCCTCTCTTGCTACAGATGCAACAGAGTATTTAGATAAATTGAGAGAAGCAGGTTTTTCTTTTGAGACGGAGAATGGACAGCTTTTACTTTCATCAGCTCCCGATCTCCAAATAGAAGGAGGAAGCGGCCCTTTATTTCTTTTGAGAACAGCTATATTGATGTGGCAAGAGACAGGATCTCGATCGATTGATGACGTTCTTTGGAGGAAATGGGCTACGGCAGCCTGTAAAAAAGCAGTTAAAATTACAACCCGATGCTCGCCCCAAGAAGCACTTCATCTTTGGGCATCTCTTCATTTATGTTCAAATCCAGCTGTGTGTCCTCATGGTCGCCCTACTACTTTAACGCTAGAAGAACTACAGATCGAACAATATTTTGGGAGGGAAAAATAA
- the def gene encoding peptide deformylase, translated as MGTLQIRKYPDPILRRETEPVEEYGPDLVELINEMKTIMLEEDGVGLAGPQVGLPKKIAVVFYEGTLYVLINPVLISSEGEQAGEEGCLSFPGIYGNVVRPRNVVVEAHDEKGIKRTLEADGFLARAFLHEMDHLEGKLLIDHFSPLKKNIIRKRMRQLERDERQR; from the coding sequence ATGGGAACGCTGCAAATTAGAAAATACCCTGACCCAATTCTTCGGCGTGAGACTGAACCTGTAGAAGAGTATGGGCCAGATTTAGTAGAACTTATAAACGAAATGAAAACTATTATGTTAGAAGAGGATGGGGTCGGCCTAGCCGGTCCACAGGTGGGGCTTCCCAAAAAAATAGCTGTTGTTTTTTACGAGGGTACGCTCTATGTTTTGATTAACCCTGTTCTTATTTCTAGTGAGGGCGAACAAGCAGGAGAAGAAGGATGTCTCAGCTTCCCTGGCATATATGGAAATGTGGTGCGCCCACGCAATGTTGTGGTCGAAGCCCATGACGAGAAGGGCATTAAGCGCACGTTAGAAGCGGACGGATTTTTAGCGAGAGCTTTTCTTCATGAGATGGATCATCTAGAAGGAAAGCTTCTCATTGATCACTTTTCCCCTCTTAAAAAAAATATTATTCGTAAAAGAATGCGACAACTGGAAAGGGATGAAAGGCAACGATGA